Proteins from one Mercurialis annua linkage group LG7, ddMerAnnu1.2, whole genome shotgun sequence genomic window:
- the LOC126657551 gene encoding uncharacterized protein LOC126657551, giving the protein MKPDKKEGSVSADTWASWKRDWDIAEAKKKSEVARANRMSEPSGAGTGPVRHTAGSRSATRHKTVMTEELGREPTLAELHVRLHLTKADRTVFVDKRSKDKNDRFQAELAAATQS; this is encoded by the exons ATGAAGCCAGATAAAAAAGAGGGCAGTGTTAGTGCTGATACTTGGGCGTCGTGGAAGCGAGACTGGGATATTGCTGAGGCTAAGAAGAAGTCTGAGGTAGCACGAGCTAATCGGATGAGTGAGCCGTCCGGAGCTGGCACCGGACCGGTTCGACATACCGCAGGATCGAGATCGGCTACGAGGCATAAGACAGTtatg ACTGAGGAGCTCGGTCGAGAGCCCACTTTAGCTGAGTTGCATGTACGGTTGCACCTGACCAAAGCTGATCGGACTGTCTTCGTTGACAAGAgatcaaaggataaaaat GACCGTTTCCAGGCAGAGCTTGCTGCAGCGACCCAGTCTTAG